The proteins below are encoded in one region of Drosophila santomea strain STO CAGO 1482 chromosome 2R, Prin_Dsan_1.1, whole genome shotgun sequence:
- the LOC120444744 gene encoding larval/pupal cuticle protein H1C-like isoform X1, protein MKFLICLALCIAAAQAGFIAAPVTTYAAAPAIAAAYTAPVATYAAAAPAISTYAAAAPAYSTYAAAAPAYSTYAAAAPAYSTYAAAAPAYTASVYGAPAYTAPVATYAGAAYAAPVTTYSAPAIVSPFLKKK, encoded by the exons ATGAAG TTCCTCATCTGCTTGGCCCTCTGCATCGCCGCCGCCCAGGCTGGCTTCATTGCCGCTCCGGTGACCACTTATGCCGCTGCTCCAGCCATTGCCGCCGCCTACACTGCTCCCGTGGCCACCTATGCCGCTGCCGCACCAGCCATCTCCACCTacgccgctgctgctcctgcctaCTCCACCTACGCCGCCGCTGCTCCTGCCTATTCCACCTACGCCGCCGCCGCTCCTGCCTACTCCACTTACGCTGCTGCCGCTCCCGCTTACACCGCCTCGGTGTACGGTGCTCCGGCCTACACCGCTCCGGTGGCCACCTATGCTGGTGCCGCGTATGCCGCTCCCGTCACCACCTACTCGGCTCCGGCCATCGTCAGCCCCTTCTTGAAGAAGAAGTAA